One Bufo gargarizans isolate SCDJY-AF-19 chromosome 3, ASM1485885v1, whole genome shotgun sequence DNA segment encodes these proteins:
- the DERA gene encoding deoxyribose-phosphate aldolase, whose protein sequence is MSSRNPGCELDLGWISRVVVNQPAVLRRAEQIQSRRTVKKDWQAAWLLRAVTCIDLTTLSGDDTPSNVHRLCFKAKHPIRDDLLRSIKMDDSDILTGAVCVYPARVKDTVKALKDAGCHIPVASVATGFPAGQTPLKTRLEEVRTAVDDGASEIDIVINRTLALAGRWKELYEEIRMFHEACGEAHMKTILGTGELGSLTNVYKASLVAMMAGSDFIKTSTGKESVNATYPVALVMVRAIRDFYWKTGIKVGFKPAGGIRSAKEALVWLSLIKEELGDDWLTPHLFRIGASTLLSDIERQIYHHVTGRYAAHHDLPMA, encoded by the exons ATGTCCTCCAGGAACCCTGGTTGTGAACTGG ATCTTGGGTGGATCTCGCGAGTAGTAGTCAATCAGCCGGCTGTCCTGAGACGAGCAGAGCAGATTCAGAGCCGTAGAACCGTGAAGAAGGACTGGCAG GCagcctggctgctgagagccgtCACCTGCATCGATCTCACCACCCTCTCTGGAGATGACACTCCTTCTAATGTCCACCGCCTCTGCTTCAAAGCCAAGCATCCCATCAGAGATGACCTCCTGCGGAGCATCAAAATGGACGACTCAG ATATTCTGACCGGCGCTGTGTGTGTCTATCCTGCGAGGGTAAAGGACACGGTGAAAGCACTGAAGGATGCTGGTTGTCACATACCGGTGGCATCAG TGGCCACAGGATTTCCTGCAGGTCAGACCCCCCTGAAGACTCGGCTGGAAGAGGTCAGGACGGCTGTGGACGATGGGGCCTCAGAGATTGACATAGTGATAAACAGGACACTGGCACTGGCTGGACGCTGGAAAG AACTGTATGAGGAGATCCGAATGTTCCATGAGGCATGTGgagaggcacatatgaaaactatCCTTGGCACTGGAGAGCTCGGCTCCCTCACCAACGTATACAAGGCCAGCCTAGTTGCCATGATGGCAG GATCTGACTTCATTAAGACGTCGACAGGGAAGGAGTCTGTCAATGCTACTTACCCGGTGGCCTTGGTAATGGTGCGAGCAATCCGGGATTTCTACTGGAAAACCGGCATCAAG gttggattcaaacctgctGGAGGGATCCGTAGTGCGAAGGAAGCACTGGTCTGGCTGTCGTTGATTAAGGAAGAATTGGGTGATGACTGGCTGACACCCCACCTGTTCCGCATTGGGGCCAGTACTCTGTTAAGTGATATTGAGAGACAG ATTTATCATCATGTGACTGGACGTTACGCTGCCCACCATGACCTACCAATGGCCTGA